The DNA region CTCCCGACTCTGTTCGCTTATCTGACCATATTTTTCTTTTACCGTTTGTTTCAGTTCCTCAGATGATTTTTGTCGTGTCTTCATAAATTAACAGCAGTTTTCAGTTTGAATTTGTTTTATAAACGTACCCAGCAGTTCTTTAAGCTCTTGGCAAGCTTGCTCATCAATGCAGTAACAGGTGCGGACCCCATCAATTTCACCCTTTATAATCCCGGCCTTTTTTAATGCCTTTAGATGCTGGGATACTGTTGATTGTGCCAGGGGCAGTTCATCTGTAATATCGCCGCAGATGCAGCTATTGCGCCGCGTAAGTATTTCAATGATAGCGATCCGTGCCGGATGCCCTAGAGCCTTAGCCAGTTCCGCAGTTCTTTTTTGTGTAGTATTGAATTTGTGTGCTTTGGTAAGTGCCATATAATCGTATATCGTAAATTTACGATTAATATAAAATACTCAGCCTTAATTGCAAAGGATATCCTAAAATAAATCTTGCTGAATGTTCAGATGGGTTTTACATGAAAATGAGCCGATTGATCGCTATATATGAGTGTTACCCGAGTCTTTTAAGGCTTCAGTTTTGCTTCAAATTCTCTTGTTACCTTTAATCGTATGAAAATTTTGATCATCGAAGACAATGAAGACTTGCTGGAGAATATCCGCACGTACCTGGAGCGTGAAGGTTATATCTGTGAGTCAGCCATGAACTACAGCGAGGCATTCGACAAGGTGATGTCGTATACCTATGATGTGGTACTGATCGATATTATGATTCCGGGCGGCTCGGGTCTGCAGGTATTGCGCGAATTAAAATCTGTAAATCCCGAAACGGGCACTATCATCATATCTGCCAAGAATGCACTCGATGATAAAATTGAAGGCCTGGAGCTGGGCGCGGATGACTATCTCACTAAGCCTTTTCAGCTCCCTGAACTTCATGCACGGATCAAAGCTGTCAACCGGCGTCAGCAGAGGGATGGAAAGGAAATTATCAATGTGAATGATATTGCCATCAATACCAAAACTATGGAAGTTTCGGTTGATGGGGAGACCGTAGATCTTACGCCCAAAGAGTATGACCTGCTTGTTTACTTTTCATCCAATAAAAATCATGTATTATCAAAGCAGACGATTGCCGAACACCTGTGGGGCGATTATGTAGATCACCTCACGAACCTCGATTTTGTGTACCAGCATATAAAAAACTTGCGTAAAAAGCTTGAAGAGGTAGGGGCAGAAGATTATATAGAAAGCGTTTATGGCATCGGTTATAAGTTTAAAGTAACCAACTGATCATGAAGTTGATCTCTAAATTTATACTCATCTATCTAACCGTTACCGTGATTGTGCTGGGTATAGGAGGCTACATTTCCTATTTCATCATCCAGGATGAGCTGAACAACGAACTGAAATTCCGGTTCATGGATCGCATCGAACGGGTAACGTACCTGTTGGAGCAGGGACATGATTTCAGCGCAGGTAATATAGGTTCCGATGATCAAAACCTGATTGTGCGAGCCCTTCCTCAAAAAGTAGAGCCCAGCACTTCAATCAAGGATACCTCGGTCTACCATGGCCGGCTGCAGCAGATGGAACCCAACTTGAAAGTGTCTGCCTATCGCACCGTGGAAGACACCTCCTACTATATTTCAACTTACGGCGCTCTTGTAGAGTCAGATGACATTACGGAGGCAGTAGTCAAAATTCTGCTCTGGATTCTCGGAATGCAGGTTATCGGTGCTATAGGGGTAGGTTACATTGTTTCCAGCCGTTTGTTCAAGCCGTTTAGGGAGACGCTCAGAAAGATCAAAAATTTCAACCTCCAAAGTAAAGAGCCGATCCGTTCGGAAGAGACCAGGGTAGAAGAGTTTGATGATCTGAACCGGTTTGTTGAATTGATGACTCAAAAAGCAATTTCCGACTACAGGAATCTCAAAGAATTTGCCGAAAATGCTTCTCACGAACTTCAGACACCTCTCGCAATCCTCAAAGGTAAACTGGAACTGCTAACGGAGACTGATCTCACGCCCGAGCAATATGAATATGTGGAAGCCAGTCACCGTTCGGTTAAAAAACTCTCAAGGCTCAGTGAGTCTCTGGCGTTGCTTACAAAGATCGAAAATCATGAGTTCACCAATACCGAAGTGATAAACTTTACGGAATTGGTGGAAGAGAGTACCAAGTCTTTTGAAGAGTTTATTGAACTGAACGGACTAACGGTGGAAAAAGACCTGAAAGAAGTGAAAGTAGATATGCACCCGGTTTTGGCTGACATATTATGGACAAATCTCTTCCAGAATGCCATCAAGCATAATGTAAAAGGGGGAAGTATTCGAATTTCTCTTGGCGATAATAGGCTAAAAATTTCAAACACCGGGGAACCTATCGACATGCCAACTGAAGAATTGTTCGGCCGGTTTAAAAAGGCCGATACCAGTTCCAATTCAATTGGACTCGGCCTATCTATTGTTAAACGTATAGCCGACCAAAATAACTTTGGCCTCAGTTACTCCTACCATGAACCCAGGCATATTATTGAAGTCAGGTTCGATAACTAAGACATCTTCAACTTTCATTCAGATTTGTTACAAGGTTCAGATAGCTTCGGTCCATATGTTTAGGACGAGGAATTAATGAAGGTATTGAATCGAAACAACTGATTGTATGAAGAAATTACTTCTGACTGCGCTATTCTCATTATTTTCATTTACTTCACTATTTGCCCAATCTGAAGGAATACTTACAGGCAAGGTTTATGATGAAGAAGATAATCCCTTGCCCAAGGCTTCTGTAGCGGTATATGATTCTTCTGAAACTAATATCATAACCGGTGTCACCACCGATTCTGCCGGAGTATTTTCCGTCAAAGTAAGCCCCGGCAACTACGTGGTAGAGATCAGCTTTGTCTCCTATCAGTCATACACTGAAGAAGTAAGTGTTTCAGAAGGTGAGGAGGTTGATTTGGGGAATATAGGACTCAGTCCTACAGCTGAAACAATGTCCGAAGTGTATGTGAGGGCTGAGAGCTCCCAGATGCAGATGAGTTTTGACAAAAGGGTATTTGAGGTCGGTCAGGATATCACCAGCCTGGGCGGTTCGGCAGTTGAAGTACTCGACAATGTGCCTTCTCTGGCTACTGACATTGACGGCAATCTCAGCCTCAGGGGAAACCAGTCTGTACGGATATTAATAAACGGCAAGCCTTCCAGCAGGGTGAGCGGTGGTAATGTAGATGCCCTCAGGAGTATTCCTGCCAACATGATCAAAGAGGTCGAAATTATTACCAATCCTTCTTCCAAGTATTCAGCCGAAGGTTCTGCAGGTATCATTAATATCATTTTGAAAAAACAGACCGAAAGAGGAGTCAACGGAAGTTTTTCCCTTGGAACCGGTTTGCCTCAAGAGTATGAAGGATCAACTAACCTCAATTACCGTGTCAATGATATAAATTTCTTTTTCAATGGCGGTATTGATTATAGGACCGAACCGGAAAACGGAAGCTCCTTTCAGCGTTTCTCCGGTCCCGACACAACCTACATGTACAGTGAACAAACCGATGCACAGGAGTCTGAGCTGGATGGAGACCTTCGATTCGGAGCCGACTTCTACTTATCAGAAAACGAAGTACTTACGGCCAGTGCCTACGTAAGCGGGGAGCGTGAAGAAAACAACGAAGACATCAACTATACGGATTATGAGTACCGGGCAGGTCAGTTCACCGGACCCGTAATTGAAGAAATTGTACGTGACAATGAAGAGGTGTCGAATGAAACGGACTTCGATTTCAATCTGGATTATGAAAACAAATTTGAGGGAGATGAACATAAACTGACAGCTGATGCAAGCTTCGATATCAGTAATGAAACAGCCGACACTGATATTCAGGAAACCATCAGGGAAGGTACCACGGATCCGCTTTTTCAGCGAATTTCCGATGGGGAAGATGAGAAAGATCTGCGCATCAATGCTGAATATGTTCGTCCTCTTGGAGAGAACGGTAAACTTGAGGCCGGTATTCGAAGCGATACCGAATGGATGGATAATTCCTATAACGTAGAGGAGCAACAGAACGGAAACTGGGTTTCCTTGCCTGCGTTTAATGATAATTTTGAATATCTGGAAAATGTGAATGCGGCTTTTGCCATCCTTGGCTCGGAGTGGGGCAACTTCTCAGGGCAACTGGGGCTCAGGCTTGAGAATACACGCATCCGCACAGAGGTGAAAAGCACGGGTCAGGTCAATGATCAGAATTACGTGAACCTGTTCCCGAGTGCATTTCTAAATTACGCTTTCAATGATGAGCAGTCTATACAGGTTAGTTACAGTCGCCGGTTGTCACGACCTTGGTCGCGTTCTCTGATTCCCTTCGTAGATTTTGATGATCCGCGGAGTCAGTTTACCGGCAATCCCAATCTGAAACCGGAATTCAGCAACTCCTATGAATTCGGCTACCTGCACTATTGGGACTCCGGTTCACTGCTTACCAGTTTTTACTATCGCTATCGAACGGATGTTATTGAGCGGATAACTGAGCAAAACCAGGGTGTGATAAGAATCTTTCCTATTAATCTGGCTACAGAAGAGTCCTGGGGCATCGAATTGTCAGCCGACCAGGAAATTGCCAATGCTCTGAATTTATCTCTTAATGCAAACCTTTTCCGGTCGAATTCCGACGGCAGTTACCAGGGACAAGTCTTCAGCAGCGAGGCGGAAATTGCACAGGGTCGCCTGCAGCTTCGCTGGGATGTAACCGATACCTGGAAGTTTCAGACCTCCATGCGGTATCAGGGACCGCGTGAGACTACCCAGGGTACCCGTGAAGGTATGACCATGATCGACTCCGGGATCTCTAAAGAGTTTATGGATGGAAAAGCCTTGATATCCCTGAATGTACGCGACTTGCTGAATGCCCAGAATTTCAACAATACAGTTAATACGGATGGAAATCCGAATACGGAATTCTATTCCCAGAGAGAATTCAGCTGGTCATCCCGTTCAGCCTCACTTAATTTTCAGTACTTCTTTGGCGAACAGGAGCAACGTGGAGGGGGACAACGAGGCGGTGGAGATTATTAATGATTGATTTGTAATAGTTGCAAATCTCAAGAATATTCTAGTCAGCCTGGCAGCATTCATTATGTCCCCGGACTAACTCCCGCGGAATTTTACTTTCTCTATGGGCTGCTGTCACTTTGGCCGCCAGTATCTTCAATAACTCTCCCGGCGCTAACAAATGAGATACCTTGTTGCTGTGATGTACTGATCATTACAGCTTCCACTACGGGAGGAAATACCGGGCTCTCTGACTCCCATTCAACAATAAAATTGGCACCTACACCTCCTCTGAGATCATTCTCTTCCACCACAAAAGAGGTAGAAGCCAGTGGGTTGATGGTTCTGGGCTCCTCAAGATAATTCTTAACAATAATACCCTGAGAATCATAATATAGCACCCTGGTAAGAGTCAGGGTTCGGTTCAGATCCACATTCCTGAAACTCAAGGTTGCTGTCAGATTGAAGGTTTTTTGTTGGTTTAGTTGATAGATATGAGAGTAAACCGGCACATACACAGTCTGTCCTAAAGAAGTGTTTAGCCTGACAAAATCAGAATTATCTTGCATCAGGGAGTCTGCCGTTTCACGTTCTGAACCTTTTGAGTCCATTGGCTCCGCAGGTTGACTCACATCCTCACTGCCACAGGCAAGAAGCATCGGGATAAGTAGGATATATAATATTCTGTTTGGCATTTCTAAATTTTAGAATTCAATAATTATAACCTGACGCTATGTTCAAGATATATTCTGCGGACAAACTTTCTAAAATTTATTTATAGAGCAGTTTTCTGGAGAGAAAGGAGGTTCTTGCAAAGAGCGTCGAAACTGATCTAGAATTCAAAATTAATGGAAAGTGCAGCAAGGTCCTTGCCGAAGGAAGGTGTTACCTGAATATTTTGTGTGCCCAGATGTCTTTTGGAAAGGTAATACCCCATGGAAAATCCAATTGCAGCACCTGCCGCAACATCACTCAACCAGTGCTTACCTTTTGCAATTCGTGCGATGGCAGTACCGGCCGGAAGAGCAAACAGAGAATATGTTACTGGTCCGGGATAATACATGATCCATGGTGTTATAAATGAGAATGCCCGGGCAGTATGACCGGATGGAAAAGAGGTTTGTCCCGGACTCATAAATTCAAAATCATAGGCTCCCTCATTCATATAGGGACGTTCACGGGCAAATATAAATTTACCGGCTCCTACCGTCAGAGAAGTCATCAGTACCGATTGCAGGGATGTGAAGGCAGCATCCTGAAACTTAGTATTATCGGTAAAGAGCGAGCTGCCAAATAAGGCTACAGATGCCGGAAGAATAAGCAATTTATTACCGAACTCGTTGGTAATATTTAAAAATTTTGACTGTCTGTAATGCTCCTGAATATTTTTGGAAGTAGGCTCGTCAAAAGTGGAAAGAGTTGCAAAAGTCAGGCCCGCTGTACCGACACCAATTGCATGTTGAATAGTTATGTTTTGGAACATCGCCACCGGATCCTCTTTCGCCCACGTGGCAAATCGACTGAAGTCCGTCTTCTGTTGAGCCACACAAAGAGGGCAAAGAGCATACAAAAAAAATAGTATGAGGGGAAGTCTGTATAGTGTTTTCAAAAGCCCAAAAAATTTATTCTAACTCAAAAAATATCATTCAATTGCCCGTAAAAGTCAAAGTAGTACTTCTTAAAATTTTTTAGATCATCGATATTTATCCAAAATGCGTTATTTTGTTCCATTCTTAAACGTATTTTAACATATATAACGTCATGCGCACTCAATATATAACCTATTTTGGCGGTAAATATTTTGAGAGGCACTAAAAACTATCTATTTAAAATGAGGGTGACAGATTTAAATAAAATGATCGTTCACTCTTAGACGTTAGGGAATTAGCTTAGATTAACATACAAATACAGACAGGCATCAGATATGAAATGGTCACTAAGGTTATTACTCTTCTTGTTACTGGGATCAATTACACTTTCCGCAGGTTATGCCCAGGATTCTAAAAAAGATTTCGATCCTGAAGAACAACCCAAACTGATTGTTGGTATTGTAGTGGATCAGATGAAATATGACTACCTGACGCGCTACTGGGAGCACTACACGGAGGATGGCTTCAAAAGATTGGTGAACGAAGGCTATAATTTTGCCAATCACCATTTTAATTATTTCCCAACTTATACCGGTCCCGGACATGCAGCAATTTACACCGGGGCAACGCCTTCGGTAAACGGAATTGTCGGTAATTCCTGGTTCGACCGTGATGCCAACCGGAATAGATATGTTGTGGAGGATACCTCGGTATCAACTGTTGGGGGTGCCGGAGCGGTTGGACAGATGTCCCCGGAAAGCCTGTTGAGCTCTACATTTGGTGATGAATTGAAGAAAGTGAGTAGTGGCTCAAAGATAATCGGGATTTCATTGAAAGATCGTGGTGCTATTCTACCCGTTGGTCATATGGGTAACCTTGCCCTTTGGTATGACGACAGCGGTGGTAACTTTGTAAGCAGCACCTGGTATACGCAAGAGTTACCGGAATGGGTTAGTGCGTTTAATGAGCAGGGTGATGCCCGTGCCTATAGCAACCAAACATGGAATACCCTGTTGCCCATGGATCAGTACACCAACAGTGATCCGGATAGTTCTTCCTATGAAGGGGCTTTTCCTTGGGAAGAGAGTCCGGTATTTCCCCACGAAATGGCAATGGCCCAGGGAGATTCAGTTTATTGGACCGTGAAGAGTTCGCCTCTTGGGAATACACTAGTGAAGGATCTGGCAAAGCGTGCTCTTCAAAATGAGAACCTGGGCGGGGATGAAAGTACTGATTTGCTGGCTATCAGTTTTTCCTCCACCGACTATATCGGTCATCAATTCGGTCCGCATTCGGTTGAAATAGAGGATACCTACATACGTCTGGATCGGGATCTTGCCGATCTCTTTGCCACACTGGATGAAGAAGTAGGTGAGGGGAATTACATGGTATTTCTAACTTCAGATCATGGGGTTGTAGATGTACCTGCGCAATTGGAAGAGACCGGACAACCGGGTGGATATTTCAATACCAACCGCGCCACGCAAGCTCTGCTAAACTATTTAACCGATAAATACGGCAAGCAAAATTGGATTCGGGCACTGTCAAACCAGCAGGTTTATCTGGACCGCGAGCTGATTAAACAGAAACAGATAGATTTGGAAGCAATGCAGCAAGATATTGCGAATTTTCTGCTTCAATTCGAGGGGGTATTGTCTACGAATACAGCGGCCAATTTTGCCACAGAAAAGTATGAGGAAAGCCTGCAGGGGATGTACCAGCGTGGGTTTCAATATCAGCGTTCCGGTGATGTTTATATTCAGCTGAAACCGGGATGGCTGATTAGTTCTTCGCGGACCGGTACGACTCACGGCTCGCCTTACACCTACGACACCCATGTACCTATGCTGATGTACGGTTGGGGCATCCCACAGGGAGGTACATTTAAGAAGACCGTGGTCACCCAACTGGCCCCAACAATATCAGAACTTTTACAGATTCCGTTACCAAATGGCTCTGAAGCTAAACCGTTGATTTTCGAGTAGTACTTTATATTCTTTGTGACCTTAGTGGTTTATACCGCTAAGGCACTAAGTTCAGTTTTGGTAAAACACCTTTACCAGCCATAAGCCTAGGCCCACGCTCATAAAACCTACCACTATACTACTAAAAAGGTAGAGCATGCTTATTCCGGCTTCACCTCGCTGATAGAGCTCAAAGATCTCGAGTGAGTACGTTGAAAAGGTCGTAAAACCGCCACAAAAACCGGTGGCTAACAGCAGCCGGGTCTGAGTACTCATCGCCGACTGGAAAGACAGTCCCATTACTATCCCGATCAGGAAACACCCCAAAATATTCACTCCAAAGGTACCCCATGGAAAAGCCATGGGCCATTTGGTAGAAATTAGTTTGGTAAGCAGGTAACGGCTGACACTGCCTGCAAAGCCGCCTGTACCGATCAGTAATAGTGTTTTAATCATGGTTAAAACCGGTTGATGGGTAAGTTCAAGCTCTTTTTTCCACTCTGTGAGAAGTTCAAGATTAAAGGCAAGGTATCGCCCGCAGCAAAATTTCTCTTCGCTCGCATCAGCATCACATGGTAGCTGCCCGGTTTCAGTACCAGGCTGTCACCGGACGGAATAACAATATTTCCTACCGGCCTCATGCCCGATAGTCCCTCTTCAGTGGTATATGATTCATGCAGCTCGGCTCCTTCAAAGAACTGCGATTCCATGGTAGTCAGCGTATCTGCCGATTTCAGTCCATTTATGATGGTGAAATAAGCAGCGCTGTTCTGTCCTTGTGAAACCGGCCGGGCTGTTAGTTGACTTACTTCAATTGTACCGCTTAGCGTAACCTTGGTAGTCTCTTGGTCAGTCTCCCCGGAACTGCAGGCAACACCCAGCAACAAAATGGAACCATAGAGCAACAAATTTTTCATAATGTTTCTAAAATAATTCTGACTCCTGAATTCTGTATTCTGAATCCTCATCTACCTCAGCCTATTGATATCCTCAATAACATTCTTCTCAGGCACCACGCTGCCCGGATATTCAAATCGAACCCGGCCTTGTTGATCCATTACCAGTATCCTATTGGTATGATTCATGAGGTATGACTGCTGCCCCTCCTCACTGTTTTTCACATAAGAGATCTTGGCAAGTATATCCATCTTGTTAAGAGCAGAATCGACAGTCACGGAATCACCGGTAAGCATGGTAAATTTTTCCGGGTCCAGGTTAAAACTCTGCATATACTTTTTCAGCACTGATGGGGTATCTCTAGCAGGATCAAAACTGATCTCAGCAAAATGAACTCCCTCACTGTTCTCCAGTTCCCTGTTTATATTGCTCAATTTCGCCGTAATAATTGGACAGACATCGGGACAGTGGGTATAAATAAATCCGACCACTAGAATGTCACCTCTGAAGTCTTTGGGAAATGCAATCGAAGTGCTGTCCTGGTTCACTAGGGCAAAGGAATCATCGCTAAGGTCGTTAATTACCTCAGGAGAATTACAGGCCGTAGTCAGGAGCAGTATGCTGAGAGCCGCCGGCACAATAATGTTATTTAACTGCTTGGCTACAAAGTTTAAACTTACAGGCATGGGCTTTTCACTTTCTCCCCGCAAGGTTCAAATTCAAATTCAAGAGTGGAATGTTGGATATTGAAACCGTTATTGAGAAGCTCTTTCAACGATGATTTGATGGTTTCCATATTGGCCATATCACTTTCATCAATTACTACATGGCTTTCCAGGAGGATATTACTCTCATCAAGCCTCCAGACGTGCAAATGGTGTATATCCAGTACCCCGGTAACTTCCTGCATGGCAAGAGTGACCTCTTCGAGCTGAATCTCATTC from Halalkalibaculum roseum includes:
- a CDS encoding ArsR/SmtB family transcription factor, with product MALTKAHKFNTTQKRTAELAKALGHPARIAIIEILTRRNSCICGDITDELPLAQSTVSQHLKALKKAGIIKGEIDGVRTCYCIDEQACQELKELLGTFIKQIQTENCC
- a CDS encoding response regulator transcription factor — encoded protein: MKILIIEDNEDLLENIRTYLEREGYICESAMNYSEAFDKVMSYTYDVVLIDIMIPGGSGLQVLRELKSVNPETGTIIISAKNALDDKIEGLELGADDYLTKPFQLPELHARIKAVNRRQQRDGKEIINVNDIAINTKTMEVSVDGETVDLTPKEYDLLVYFSSNKNHVLSKQTIAEHLWGDYVDHLTNLDFVYQHIKNLRKKLEEVGAEDYIESVYGIGYKFKVTN
- a CDS encoding sensor histidine kinase gives rise to the protein MKLISKFILIYLTVTVIVLGIGGYISYFIIQDELNNELKFRFMDRIERVTYLLEQGHDFSAGNIGSDDQNLIVRALPQKVEPSTSIKDTSVYHGRLQQMEPNLKVSAYRTVEDTSYYISTYGALVESDDITEAVVKILLWILGMQVIGAIGVGYIVSSRLFKPFRETLRKIKNFNLQSKEPIRSEETRVEEFDDLNRFVELMTQKAISDYRNLKEFAENASHELQTPLAILKGKLELLTETDLTPEQYEYVEASHRSVKKLSRLSESLALLTKIENHEFTNTEVINFTELVEESTKSFEEFIELNGLTVEKDLKEVKVDMHPVLADILWTNLFQNAIKHNVKGGSIRISLGDNRLKISNTGEPIDMPTEELFGRFKKADTSSNSIGLGLSIVKRIADQNNFGLSYSYHEPRHIIEVRFDN
- a CDS encoding TonB-dependent receptor, encoding MKKLLLTALFSLFSFTSLFAQSEGILTGKVYDEEDNPLPKASVAVYDSSETNIITGVTTDSAGVFSVKVSPGNYVVEISFVSYQSYTEEVSVSEGEEVDLGNIGLSPTAETMSEVYVRAESSQMQMSFDKRVFEVGQDITSLGGSAVEVLDNVPSLATDIDGNLSLRGNQSVRILINGKPSSRVSGGNVDALRSIPANMIKEVEIITNPSSKYSAEGSAGIINIILKKQTERGVNGSFSLGTGLPQEYEGSTNLNYRVNDINFFFNGGIDYRTEPENGSSFQRFSGPDTTYMYSEQTDAQESELDGDLRFGADFYLSENEVLTASAYVSGEREENNEDINYTDYEYRAGQFTGPVIEEIVRDNEEVSNETDFDFNLDYENKFEGDEHKLTADASFDISNETADTDIQETIREGTTDPLFQRISDGEDEKDLRINAEYVRPLGENGKLEAGIRSDTEWMDNSYNVEEQQNGNWVSLPAFNDNFEYLENVNAAFAILGSEWGNFSGQLGLRLENTRIRTEVKSTGQVNDQNYVNLFPSAFLNYAFNDEQSIQVSYSRRLSRPWSRSLIPFVDFDDPRSQFTGNPNLKPEFSNSYEFGYLHYWDSGSLLTSFYYRYRTDVIERITEQNQGVIRIFPINLATEESWGIELSADQEIANALNLSLNANLFRSNSDGSYQGQVFSSEAEIAQGRLQLRWDVTDTWKFQTSMRYQGPRETTQGTREGMTMIDSGISKEFMDGKALISLNVRDLLNAQNFNNTVNTDGNPNTEFYSQREFSWSSRSASLNFQYFFGEQEQRGGGQRGGGDY
- a CDS encoding DUF3124 domain-containing protein, translated to MPNRILYILLIPMLLACGSEDVSQPAEPMDSKGSERETADSLMQDNSDFVRLNTSLGQTVYVPVYSHIYQLNQQKTFNLTATLSFRNVDLNRTLTLTRVLYYDSQGIIVKNYLEEPRTINPLASTSFVVEENDLRGGVGANFIVEWESESPVFPPVVEAVMISTSQQQGISFVSAGRVIEDTGGQSDSSP
- a CDS encoding phosphatase PAP2 family protein, which gives rise to MAQQKTDFSRFATWAKEDPVAMFQNITIQHAIGVGTAGLTFATLSTFDEPTSKNIQEHYRQSKFLNITNEFGNKLLILPASVALFGSSLFTDNTKFQDAAFTSLQSVLMTSLTVGAGKFIFARERPYMNEGAYDFEFMSPGQTSFPSGHTARAFSFITPWIMYYPGPVTYSLFALPAGTAIARIAKGKHWLSDVAAGAAIGFSMGYYLSKRHLGTQNIQVTPSFGKDLAALSINFEF
- the pafA gene encoding alkaline phosphatase PafA; protein product: MKWSLRLLLFLLLGSITLSAGYAQDSKKDFDPEEQPKLIVGIVVDQMKYDYLTRYWEHYTEDGFKRLVNEGYNFANHHFNYFPTYTGPGHAAIYTGATPSVNGIVGNSWFDRDANRNRYVVEDTSVSTVGGAGAVGQMSPESLLSSTFGDELKKVSSGSKIIGISLKDRGAILPVGHMGNLALWYDDSGGNFVSSTWYTQELPEWVSAFNEQGDARAYSNQTWNTLLPMDQYTNSDPDSSSYEGAFPWEESPVFPHEMAMAQGDSVYWTVKSSPLGNTLVKDLAKRALQNENLGGDESTDLLAISFSSTDYIGHQFGPHSVEIEDTYIRLDRDLADLFATLDEEVGEGNYMVFLTSDHGVVDVPAQLEETGQPGGYFNTNRATQALLNYLTDKYGKQNWIRALSNQQVYLDRELIKQKQIDLEAMQQDIANFLLQFEGVLSTNTAANFATEKYEESLQGMYQRGFQYQRSGDVYIQLKPGWLISSSRTGTTHGSPYTYDTHVPMLMYGWGIPQGGTFKKTVVTQLAPTISELLQIPLPNGSEAKPLIFE
- the crcB gene encoding fluoride efflux transporter CrcB, with the protein product MIKTLLLIGTGGFAGSVSRYLLTKLISTKWPMAFPWGTFGVNILGCFLIGIVMGLSFQSAMSTQTRLLLATGFCGGFTTFSTYSLEIFELYQRGEAGISMLYLFSSIVVGFMSVGLGLWLVKVFYQN
- a CDS encoding copper chaperone PCu(A)C, whose translation is MKNLLLYGSILLLGVACSSGETDQETTKVTLSGTIEVSQLTARPVSQGQNSAAYFTIINGLKSADTLTTMESQFFEGAELHESYTTEEGLSGMRPVGNIVIPSGDSLVLKPGSYHVMLMRAKRNFAAGDTLPLILNFSQSGKKSLNLPINRF
- a CDS encoding SCO family protein, whose translation is MPVSLNFVAKQLNNIIVPAALSILLLTTACNSPEVINDLSDDSFALVNQDSTSIAFPKDFRGDILVVGFIYTHCPDVCPIITAKLSNINRELENSEGVHFAEISFDPARDTPSVLKKYMQSFNLDPEKFTMLTGDSVTVDSALNKMDILAKISYVKNSEEGQQSYLMNHTNRILVMDQQGRVRFEYPGSVVPEKNVIEDINRLR